A single region of the Camelus ferus isolate YT-003-E chromosome 2, BCGSAC_Cfer_1.0, whole genome shotgun sequence genome encodes:
- the NAAA gene encoding N-acylethanolamine-hydrolyzing acid amidase isoform X2, with amino-acid sequence MRSAGPSARPALALLLLLAGAGASAAASPQAPPLFNVSLDMAPELRWLPVLQHFDPDFLHAAMAHIVGDNVPKWVLELIRKTVRMLELFLPKPFIGEIRGMCDALNFQLADCILLNLVYESTAFCTSIVAQDSRGHIYHGRNLDYAFGNLLRNLTMDVQFLKNGQVAFTGTTFVGYVGLWTGQSPHKFTVSGNERDKGWWWENVIAALFQRHSLISWLIRTTLSESENFEAAVYKLAKTPLIADVYYIVGGTTPKEGVVITRNRGGPADIWPLDPLNGAWFLVETNYDHWKPVPKGDDRRTPAIKALNATGQANLSLEALFQVLSVFPVYNNYTIYTTVMSAANPEKYMTRIRNPG; translated from the exons ATGAGAAGCGCGGGTCCGAGTGCACGCCCGGCGCtggcgctgctgctgctgctggccggGGCCGGGGCTTCCGCCGCCGCCTCGCCCCAAGCCCCGCCGCTCTTCAACGTGAGCCTGGACATGGCCCCGGAGCTGCGCTGGCTGCCGGTGCTGCAGCACTTCGACCCGGACTTCTTGCATGCCGCGATGGCGCACATCGTCGG GGATAATGTCCCCAAGTGGGTCCTCGAATTGATCCGAAAGACAGTCAGGATGCTGGAACTCTTCCTGCCGAAACCCTTCATAGGCGAGATCCGCGGCATGTGCGATGCCCTGAACTTCCAGCTGGCGGACTGCATCCTCCTCAACCTAGTCTATGAGTCCACCGC atTCTGCACCAGTATTGTGGCTCAAGACTCCAGAGGCCACATTTACCATGGCCGGAATCTGGATTATGCTTTTGGAAATCTCTTACGCAACTTGACAATGGATGTGCAGTTCTTAAAGAATGGGCAG GTTGCGTTCACAGGAACCACCTTCGTTGGCTATGTAGGATTATGGACTGGTCAGAGTCCACACAAGTTTACAGTTTCTGGCAACGAACGAG ATAAAGGCTGGTGGTGGGAGAACGTGATCGCTGCCCTGTTTCAGAGACACTCCCTGATCAGCTGGCTTATCCGCACT ACCCTGAGTGAATCAGAAAACTTTGAAGCAGCTGTTTACAAACTGGCCAAGACTCCCCTCATTGCTGATGTTTACTACATTGTTGGTGGCACGACCCCCAAGGAGGGAGTGGTCATAACAAGGAACAGAGGTGGCCCAGCAGATATTTGGCCTCTAGATCCTTTAAATGGAGC GTGGTTCCTAGTGGAGACAAATTATGACCACTGGAAGCCAGTGCCTAAAGGAGACGACCGGAG AACACCTGCCATCAAAGCCCTTAATGCCACTGGCCAGGCAAACCTCAGCCTGGAGGCGCTCTTCCAG GTTTTGTCAGTGTTTCCGGTTTATAACAA CTACACAATTTATACTACGGTAATGAGTGCTGCCAACCCAGAGAAGTACATGACCAGGATCAGAAACCCGGGTTAA
- the NAAA gene encoding N-acylethanolamine-hydrolyzing acid amidase isoform X1: MRSAGPSARPALALLLLLAGAGASAAASPQAPPLFNVSLDMAPELRWLPVLQHFDPDFLHAAMAHIVGDNVPKWVLELIRKTVRMLELFLPKPFIGEIRGMCDALNFQLADCILLNLVYESTAFCTSIVAQDSRGHIYHGRNLDYAFGNLLRNLTMDVQFLKNGQVAFTGTTFVGYVGLWTGQSPHKFTVSGNERADKGWWWENVIAALFQRHSLISWLIRTTLSESENFEAAVYKLAKTPLIADVYYIVGGTTPKEGVVITRNRGGPADIWPLDPLNGAWFLVETNYDHWKPVPKGDDRRTPAIKALNATGQANLSLEALFQVLSVFPVYNNYTIYTTVMSAANPEKYMTRIRNPG, encoded by the exons ATGAGAAGCGCGGGTCCGAGTGCACGCCCGGCGCtggcgctgctgctgctgctggccggGGCCGGGGCTTCCGCCGCCGCCTCGCCCCAAGCCCCGCCGCTCTTCAACGTGAGCCTGGACATGGCCCCGGAGCTGCGCTGGCTGCCGGTGCTGCAGCACTTCGACCCGGACTTCTTGCATGCCGCGATGGCGCACATCGTCGG GGATAATGTCCCCAAGTGGGTCCTCGAATTGATCCGAAAGACAGTCAGGATGCTGGAACTCTTCCTGCCGAAACCCTTCATAGGCGAGATCCGCGGCATGTGCGATGCCCTGAACTTCCAGCTGGCGGACTGCATCCTCCTCAACCTAGTCTATGAGTCCACCGC atTCTGCACCAGTATTGTGGCTCAAGACTCCAGAGGCCACATTTACCATGGCCGGAATCTGGATTATGCTTTTGGAAATCTCTTACGCAACTTGACAATGGATGTGCAGTTCTTAAAGAATGGGCAG GTTGCGTTCACAGGAACCACCTTCGTTGGCTATGTAGGATTATGGACTGGTCAGAGTCCACACAAGTTTACAGTTTCTGGCAACGAACGAG CAGATAAAGGCTGGTGGTGGGAGAACGTGATCGCTGCCCTGTTTCAGAGACACTCCCTGATCAGCTGGCTTATCCGCACT ACCCTGAGTGAATCAGAAAACTTTGAAGCAGCTGTTTACAAACTGGCCAAGACTCCCCTCATTGCTGATGTTTACTACATTGTTGGTGGCACGACCCCCAAGGAGGGAGTGGTCATAACAAGGAACAGAGGTGGCCCAGCAGATATTTGGCCTCTAGATCCTTTAAATGGAGC GTGGTTCCTAGTGGAGACAAATTATGACCACTGGAAGCCAGTGCCTAAAGGAGACGACCGGAG AACACCTGCCATCAAAGCCCTTAATGCCACTGGCCAGGCAAACCTCAGCCTGGAGGCGCTCTTCCAG GTTTTGTCAGTGTTTCCGGTTTATAACAA CTACACAATTTATACTACGGTAATGAGTGCTGCCAACCCAGAGAAGTACATGACCAGGATCAGAAACCCGGGTTAA